ATACAAGTATATCAAGACAAAGATAATTGCAAGCAACACTATGCCTATTATATATGGAAGGGCTTCTTTAAAGGTATAGGGTGCTTCCAAAGGAGGTTTAATATCTTTTATTGCTTGTGTTGTGTCAATTTGAATGGATTTTACTTCAAGCAATAATGCCTGGGTTTCGAAAATACGGGCACTATCGCCATTTTTTAAGAATCTCAAAGGAGGTATTACAAAAAAGCCAGTATCAAAGCAGGTTATTTGCAAATTTTGAGTTAAAGAGACTGTTTTTTGATCTTTTGAAAAAACAGTATCAATTTTTGAAACTTCAACAATTTCAATTTTATTTATGCTATCAGTTAAAACAGGCCATTGTACGAATTTCCCGTTTTGGTCAATTATACTGGCAGGTAAAAAAACTTTTATTTGCAAGGCAGCCTGAGCCCCTATTGCAATCCTGTTTGTATCTAATTTTGCAGTTGCAGTATAAACCTGGCCGAAAACATTATTTAACAGCAAGAGCGCTGTTACTAACAAAACTATATACTTTTTCAACTTTAAAAAAAATTCTTTTCGTTAGTACTTGTATTTTTATTTTTTCTCTTATCCTACTTTTACTTATCTTCCTGATTCCCGCTGTTTGAATAAATTCATCAAGGGTTGAATATAGGGTTTATGTGTACCAAGTTTTGTAAAATCCACTCCTGATCTTTTGAAAATTTCCTTCAATTTATTATCTTCCATTTGAGCAGCTATTGCATATTGTTTTCTTGTTTCACTGCGTGAGGTATCCACCCAAATCATTTCCCCGGTTTCAGCATCTTGCAGTCTAATCAATCCAACATTGGGAAGATGCCTTTCACGTTCGTCATAAATTTGAAGTGCTACAACATCATGTTTACGGTTTGCAATTTTCAATGCAGTTTCAAATCCTTCATCCATAAAATCAGAAATTACAAATGCAGTACTTCTTTTTTTAATTACATTGGTAAAGTATTTCAAAGCCATTGCAATATCTGTCTTTTTGTGTTCGGGATTAAAATCTATGAGTTCGCGAATTATCCTTAAAATGTGAGATCTGCCCTTTTTGGGAGGAATAAATTTTTCGATTTTATCACTAAAAAAAACAACACCAATGTTATCATTGTTTTGAATTGCCGAAAAAGCAAGTACAGCACAGAGTTCAGTTACAAGATCCTGTTTGAGTTGTTTCTGACTTCCAAATTCTCTTGAGCCACTAACATCAACAATGAGCATAACAGTAAGTTCTCTTTCCTCCTGAAACACTTTAATGTAAGGGGTTCTTAATCGGGCAGTCACATTCCAATCGATAGTTCGAATATCGTCTCCTGGTTGATATTCCCTAACTTCACTAAAGGTCATTCCCCTTCCCTTAAAGGCACTGTGGTATTCCCCGGAAAAAACCTGGCTACTGAGTCCTCTGGATTTAATTTCTATTTTTCTTACTTTTTTTAATAACTCCGTTGTTTCCATCTCAAATATTAATGCACCAGAACTAGTAAATTAATTTTTCTACTTCATCTAATCCCATTCTCATCAAACTATGGAACTTCAATTGTATTTAAAATCTCGGTTATAATGTCTTCAGAGCTAATATTTTCTGCCTCTGCCTCATAAGTTAAGCCAATTCTATGACGCAACACATCATGACAGATAGCTCGCACATCCTCGGGAATAACATAACCTCTGCGTTTTATAAAAGCATATGCCTTAGCTGCAAGAGCAAGGTTTATACTTGCCCTTGGGGATCCGCCATAAGAAATTAAGGGAGCAAATTTATCCAGTTTATATTCCTTAGGATTTCTGGTTGCAAAAACTATATCAATTATATATTTTTCAATTTTTTCATCCATATAAACTTCACGCACGGTTTTTCTTGCCTTTAAAATATCATCGGGATGTAAAAGCTTTCTTGCCTTTGGCATTCCATCAGGTGAAATATTAGCACGAACAATCTTTATTTCTTCTTCTTTTTTAGGATATCCCAAAACAACTTTTAACATAAAACGATCAACCTGGGCCTCTGGCAAAGGGTAAGTTCCCTCCTGTTCAATTGGATTTTGAGTTGCCAATACAAGGAAGGGCTCAGGAAGTTTATAGGTTTTGTCACTAATTGTCACCTGTCTTTCCTGCATGGCTTCAAGTAAAGCACTTTGTACCTTGGCAGGAGCACGATTAATTTCATCGGCAAGGATAAAATTGGCAAAAATAGGTCCTTTTCTTACAGTAAATTCTTCGTTTTTTTGATTGTAAATCATTGTTCCAATTACATCCGCAGGTAAAAGATCCGGAGTGAATTGTATTCTGGAAAAATCAGCCTGGATAATTGATGATAAGGTATTAATTGCAAGAGTTTTGGCTAAACCAGGAACACCTTCCAATAATATATGCCCATTAGAAAGCAATCCTATAAGCATTCTTTCAACCATATATTTCTGGCCAACGATCACCTTGTCCATTTCCATAGTAACAAGATCCACAAATGCACTTTCATGCTTTATTTTCTCATTTAATTCCCTTATATCTGTTGTAGCAGAATTGGAATTATTAACAATTATTTCTTGTTGGTTACTTATTTCTGAAGATTCGGTCATAAATTAATTTTTTTAGGGAGCATTTTTACAATTTTTGTGCCGTCAGATTCTAATAACGTAAAAAAAATAAGAAAATGACATTTTGGCAAAAATATCTTTAATTATCAGAAGAAAAAAATGATTTTTTTTCAGTTTTTTCTTCTGATGTCCGGTAAAAGTTTTTTAGATTCCTCGCTACGCTTGGAATGACAGGCATTTCAAAACATATTCCTCACTTTCAATGTCATTTCGAATGAACGCAGTGTAGTGAGGAATCTTTCCTATTTTACCGGACATTAATGATTTTTTTCTTTATGTTGACATAGAATTGATAAAAATTATACTGTTTCTATGCAGTTCTACCTTTGAATAGTCATGCTCAATATAAAATATATAAAACATGACTTTACCATTTGACAATTAAAATAACAAAATATCTACAAATGAAATAATCATATACAAACCCATATATATATAACATGACTATCCAGATTATTCGGAATTACAATTGAAACACGATTTATATACCTATGAAATAGCCATGCACGAACCGTTCACAAACGCTAATGAATATAACATGGCTATCCCGATAAATCGGGATGACTATTAAAAAACAAATTATATACATATGAAATAGCCATGCACCAAACGTGCGCAAACACTAATGAATATAACCTGGCGTCCCGATAAATCGGGATGACAACTAAAAAAACAAATGCTTTAGCATTCTTGAGTTCCTTAAAGAAAGGAAAAATTAAAAACGAATAAATTATCTACATATGAAATAGCCATGCACGAACCGTTCACAAACGCTAATGAATATAACATGGCTATCCCGATAAATCGGGATGACCTTAAAAAAACAAATTATATACATATGAAAATTTACTGTCAAAAAAATTCCAATCAATTATTATTTGCCGTACATTTAATGAAAATTTTATAGCTTCATGTATTTAAATTTCCATCGTTTTTTATTGTTTTTTGCTTTTTCTACATTTATTTATTCCTGTTCAAGCCCGATATTCACTCAAAGAAAATACTTTTTTGGGTCTTATAATGCCAATAATGTTACTTTATGTAACACAGAGGCTGGAAGTGAAGAAACAGCAAAAGAAAAAATCAAGCAAAAAGCAAATGCAGAAACAGAAAAAACACTGTTAGACCTTCAGGCAATAAAAACTAAGGAGCCTTTAATGGGATACAAGAAAGGCCTGGAGTTGGTTGCTTGCTTAAATTCAGAAACTGTTTTTAAAAATCTGCATAGTTCCACTGAAAATATTCATATAAAAGAGAAAAAAAAGTCTCAGGCAATAAACATGTATATCCATACAGATTCAAGTCCTGCTCTTGATTTTCTTCAAAAACCAAAAGAAAAGAATGCTTCTATAATGGATATATTAGAATTAACTTCATTCATGTTTATTTTTGCTTCCATAGTATTGCTTCTTTTTTCTAACATTCTTTGGGTTTTCTTTGGTGTTGCAGCCGTTGTCCTTTTTATTCTAGTGCAAATTATTTGGTAGTTTTCTTTCTTTCTTCTGTATTTTCATGCTTTTTAAACTTCAGGCTCCACATTCCGCGTAAATCCCCAATTTTATAGCCTGTGGCCTTATCTAGTGGATAATACTTATACAATTTTATTTCAGTAGCCAAATCAATTTCCTTTCCACTTTCTCCGTGGCATTTCAGGCAAGTATTATTTGCAACAAATATTGGTTTATAATAATAGACTGCATCTTCTCTTTTTTGAAGCTCATCCATTAATGGTTCTCCTTTAATATTACCAGCAGTATACTTTTCCAATTGTTCTTTTTCAAAATCATTGAAAGGCTCATTTTCACGGTTCCTGTTTTTTAGTGAAACACGCCTTATCATACAGGAATATTTTTGAGAAAGTGAATGGGTAAGTTCTATTATTTTTAAGTTGCAGAATTGAATGGCATATGCTTCTCCCTTTTCTTCAATGGCAGAATTTATGTTTTTCAATAAATTTGCCTGGATAACAAGTGTAATGGAATCTCCTAATCTTCTGTAATTATTTATTGATTCCTCTTCGGCTGCCAAAACGGCACTTCGCTCCCTATGGTCTAATAAACAACTGCTTACCGTTATTGAAAGGATTGATAAAATGCTAAACAACCTTACCATTATTTTTAAATTTTATACTAAATATACGCAATAAGTTTTACTGTTTTATGGGAAATAGGATCAATTTCTTTCACTGCTCTACTTTATTGTTTTCAGAGGCTTACGAGCAAACAATTTCTAACTTAGATAAAAACGCTAATTTGGAAAAAAGTGCTGGGCCAGTGGCAGGATACTTTTAGAATTATAGCCGAAATACTCTTTAATTTTCAGCAAATAATAAATTTTGCTGCCTGGTTTTCAACCGGTAAGATTAAACTTTGGCTTCCTTTATTTTTTCAAAAAGATCGGCAAATTGAAATTTACTTCCATCAAATAAGCCTTTATCACTTAATTTCAATTCAGGAATAACAAGCAGAGCCATAAAGGATAAAGTCATAAAGGGAGCTTTTAATACACTTCCCATTTCTTTTGCCAATTTATCAATTTCCGAATAATTTGCTGCTACAGTTAAATAAGGGGCATTGCTCATAATCCCAGCTATGGGCAAAGGAAGTATCCTTTCAGTAAGTCCTGAAACAAGAGAGATTCCTCCTTTTTCATGGATTATTAAATCAACCGCTCTACAAATGCTCTTATCGTCAGTACCAACTACAACAATATTATGACTATCATGAGCAACTGATGAGGCTATAGCTCCCATTTTAAATCCAAAACCATTTATAAAAGCAATACTAACCGGGCTATCCATATACCTGTTCACCACGCATATTTTTAAGATATCGTTTTTCGTATCAGATATTGCCTTGCCTTTTATTGTTTTTACAGAAGTATAAATACTTTCAGTAACTAGCTGTCCATCTACTGCCTTTATTACCCTTATTTTACCATCTTGGGAATCAATGGAATAATCTGTTGGCTTCTTTTTTTTGACATTAAAGTTATTTATAGGGTTTGCTTGAATGTGAGGAATGAATGAGTTTCCATTTTCAGCCAGAAGCTCCCCTTTTATATAAGTTCTTATATTGCTTAATTCCTCAAGATTATCAACTAGTATAAAATCAGCATCATCATTTTTTTGCAAAAGGCCAACATCAAGATTATAATGTTTTACAGGGTTTACACAGGCACATAACAATACATTCAATTTATCAAATCCAAGACCAAAGGCTTTTTTAACAAGTTCATTGATATGCCCTTTAATTAATTCATCGGGATGCTTGTCATCACTGCAAAACATTATTTTTTCATAATATTTTTCAATCAATGGAGAAAGTGCATCAAAATTTCTTGCCGCTGAGCCCTCCCGAATTAACAATTTCATACCTAAATTCAATTTCTCCAACCCTTCTTCATAGGTAAAACTCTCATGATCGGTTGAAATTCCTGCTGCCACATATTTTTTCAGATTTTCACCACTTAAACCAGGTGCATGTCCATCAACTAGCTTATTTTTATCTAAAGCAGCACTGATTTTGGCAAGCATTTGTTCATCTCCATTAATTACCGCAGGATAATTCATAACCTCTGCTAAATATTTAATCTCATCTTTTTCCAAAAGATACTTTATGTCCTGAACAGAAATGACCTCACCTGCAGTTTCGTATTCAGTAGCAGGAACGCATGAGGGGGCTCCGAAATTAAATTTAAATGGAACACTGGCAGCACTTTCAATCATGTATTCCACACCTTTTACTCCCATTACATTTCCTATTTCATGCGGGTCGGAAACAGTTGCTACTGTACCATGAATAACTGCAATTCTGGCAAACTCTGCTGGCACAAGCATTGAACTTTCAATGTGTATATGAGAATCAACAAAGCCAGGTAAAATGTAACCTGTTTGCGGTTGGTTAAGTTTTTCAATTTCTTTTATTTTCCCATTGTTCACTGTAATTTTACCAGGAAAAATCTTCCTGTTCACAACGTCTACAATGTTTCCACTTATTGAAAAAATTTTATCCATAGCTTTAATGCTTTTGAATCTAAAATTAAGAAAAAAAAAGGCCTATTTGCATTATTAATATTTTCCGATAACTTTGTTACTTATTATTAATTAATTTTTTTTACAATGGCAACAGGAAAAGTAAAATTTTACAATGAAACTAAAGGATTTGGATTTATTGTAGCAGATGATACAAATGAGGAAATATTTGTGCACGCTTCAGGACTTTTAGATGAAATTCGTCAAAATGATGAAGTATCTTTTGATATTACAGAGGGAAAAAAGGGTGTTAACGCGATTAATGTTAAAAGGGTTTAAACCTAAAAATTAGTCTTTTTATCCTTAATGTAAAACAAACCAGCTCAAAAAGTTGGTTTGTTTTTTATTTATTCGAACAAAGAAAAAACAGTTTTTTCTATTCCAATGTAAAGTCCATCTGCTCTTAATTCAACAGGATAAGCACGTACATAATCACCTCCCCCTCCGGCTTGTCTGCCTGATACCAAATTAAATTCTAACTTATGCCAGGGACAAACTATATTTTCTCCTGAACAATGTCCTGAACTCAAAGATGCACCCTGGTGTGGGCAAATATCGTTTACCGCAAAATAACCAGTTTCTAATTTAATAAGACAAATGCTTTTGTTAGCTACGTGTACAGCAATGGGAATTTTTAATTCAGGTTCATTTAACTTTAAAAAATCAGCATCAAAAACTTTATACCAAATTATTTTCTTCCTGAATATCATTTTTTGAAGCAGATAAAAGAATAAGGATGCAAATTATAGCTTTCACATTGTAATTTCAAAACTTCCCCATTCAGTATAACATGGGTTGGAATTTAAAACACATTTTCACAATTAAAATTCTCAGGCCATTTTGCAGTTGTTTTTTTGTAAAAATCACAAATTACTTTATAATCCTTTTCTTTATCACCTGAAGGCATTAAAGCTGGGCCAATTCCAGCCACTTTGTTTTTATAATCAAGATAGCCAAGAACAATAGGCACTTGTGCCCCCAAAGCAACATGGTAAAAGCCACTTTTCCATTTATCAACCCTGCTTCTTGTTCCCTCTGGTGGTATCATTACAATTATCTCATCTTTGCTATTAATTAATTCTATCATGGCATCCACCATACTGTTGCTTTTTGATCGATCTACCGGAACTCCTCCAAGGCTTTCAAACATTCCTTTAAAAGGAAACCTGAATAATTCTTTCTTTGCCAAATATTTAACATCCAGGTTAAATTCTTCTAAGGCGCCAATGCCATAAACAAAATCCCAATTGCTTGTATGAGGAGCTGCTAATAACACACATTTTTTGGTTCCTAAGGGAAGTCCTCCCTGAATTTTCCAGCCGTGTTTCCGGAATATCCAGTTAAATAATTTTCGCATAATCCTATTCTTGGAGTGTTTCGGTGAAAAAATCGTTGGTGAAATTAACCAGATAAAGTTTTTCTGAAGCACGTGATACGGCAGTATAAAGCCATCTGATATATTCCCTGTTAATCATATCCTTTGTAAGATAGCCTTGTTCAACAAATACACAGGGCCATTGCCCGCCTTGTGATTTATGACAGGTTATGGCATAAGCAAACTTAACTTGCAAAGCGTTGAAAAAAGGGTCTTTTTTTAATTTTAAAAATCTTTCTCTTTTGTTGGTAATATGCATATAATCCTCCATTACCTTTTCATAGAGTTGTTTATTCTCCGAGCTATTCAATGAAGGCGATTCTGAAGAAATGGTATTTAACAGAAGTTTTGCTTCAAACTCAGCTTCTTCAGGATAATCAGCCATACGTAATACCACATCGGCAAAACTAAATCCATATGCTTCCTTTCTTGCTTTTACTTTTAATATTTCCACAATGTCGCCATTTGCCACAAAACCAGCTTTTGAAGTATCTGGTAGCCAAAAGTAATTATTTTTCACAACCATCATCAGGTCTCCAGCGGAAATTTCTTCTTCATTCCAAAGAATTCTAGCCCTTATTTGCTGATTGTAAATGTTAGCACGCTTATTTGAACGGCAAATAATCATGGTGTCTTCCCTACCCCATTTCCCATAGGCATCATTTATTGCGTCCTCTAATTCACCACCGGAAATCCTGACAATATCCTTAAATCCCTCCATTTCAAACACCGGGGTAAGAATTTTATCATTTTGCAAAATAGTTCTCAAAAGGGTGGCATTTTGAAGAATTCCTGATTCTTGCTTTTGCCTTACAACTTGTTTTAATTCTCCCTGGAAAATATTTACCAGAAAGTTTTTTGCCAGATATTCTCCATCCAATGCAGGACTTAAATCAGAACCAACGGGAGGTAGTTGTGCAGCATCGCCAATGAAAATAATTTTACAGTTTACCCCTTCTCTAACATAAGCCAGCAAATCTTCCAATAAGCTCCTGGCAGAGGAATAATTGCTTTCAGCTGTGGAATTATCTGCTATCATTGATGCTTCATCCACTATAAAACAAGCATTGGAATGTAAATTAGGCATACATTGAAAAACTCCTGTATTATCAGCTTCACCCTTTCTTTTATATATTTTTTTATGGATGGTTAAAGCCTGACGATTAGAATAATTTCCCAGTACTTTTGCAGCTCTTCCAGTTGGAGCAAGTAAAATAGGTGTTATTTTAAAAGCTGGAAGGGTTTTAACCAAAGCACTGACTAAAGTGGTTTTACCAGTTCCTGCATATCCTTTTAGAATAAACAATAAATTTGATTCGGTGGATTTAATAAACTCCCCTAATTGATTAATCACCTGCTCCTGTCCTGGAGTGGGCTCATAATTAAATTGTTTTAACAATAAAGCATTAATTGAAGGCGTTGTCATTACTTTAAAATCAATTGGTTTCAAAGGTAACAAGGATTTATCAATATATTTGTCCATAAAACTTCAAGTTTTATTGAAATTGAATAACATTTTTGGTTTAAAAAAATTGTAGATTTGCAACTTATAAAAAATTAAACTCTTATGAAACTTGGAATTTCAATTGCACTTTCACTGTCAATTCTTGTATTAGGTTATTTTGTTTATGACAGTATAAACAGCAGAATTAAATTTGAAAAAGAAACAACCAGAAGAAATAAAGTGGTTGAGGAAAGATTAAAGGATATTCGTACTGCACAACTTGCATACAAAAACCAAAAAGGAGAATACACCAATAATTTTGATTCCCTAATATCTTTTGTGAAATATGATAAGATGCCCATTATCATGCAAATAGGTGATGCAGAAGATTCAATAGCAGTTGCTTCAGGCCAGGTAATACGCGATACTACCTATATAAACATTATTGACACCTTGTTTTCACAAACCAGGATGCTAAATCGTTTAAGACCTTTTTACCTCGATTCTATTTCTTATGTTCCTTTCAGCAATGGTGAAAAATTTGACCTTGATGCAGGTGAAATTGAAAAAAACAAGGTAAAAGTTAAGGTATTTGAAGTCTTTGCAACTTATAAGAAAATTTATACCGGGCTTGAAACCAAAAAACAAAATGTGAAAGTTCATGAAGGTTTAAGAGTTGGTTCAATGACAGAACCTTCTACAAGTGGAAACTGGGAATAATCATACAAAGACCATTCATAACATTGTTGACGAAGCCTATAATGCCTCATCCACATTGTTGTACCATTTGTCCATTCAAATTGGGTTAAATGAATTTTCTTATTGTATTCTTGATCTAAAAAACAATAAGTTTCTTATTCTTAAATCTTACCAGTACGATAAAATATTCAATTGGACTCAACTGGCTAATGCTATTGAAAACACTATTAAAACAGATGAAATGCTTAAAAGCAAGTATAAATCTGTTTCAGTTCTATTAGAACACAATCAATTCACTATTATTCCTGCTCCTCTTTTTGATAATAACAACCAGAAGGATTACCTGAAATTCAATGCAGATTTTGAGCAAAATCAGTCTTTTGGCAATGATATTTTAAAAAGCATTGAAGCGCATAATGTTTTTGTTATTCCAAATGTTGTTGAAAAATTAATATTCAACTATTTTGGAGCAAATAAAATTACTCATCATACTTCAGCTTTAATTGAAAGTTTTATAAAAAGCACCAAAAACAGCAATGAAAAACAGTTGTTTGTGAATGTGCATGTTTCATCTTTTGATTTTGTATTAATTGAAGGAAACAAATTAATTTGTTGCAACTCATTCCACGTGCATTCAAAGGAGGATTTTATTTACTACCTTCTTTTTGCCTGTGAACAGTTTAAATTGAATCCTGAAAAAATAAAACTTGTGGTATCAGGGGATATTGAAAAGAGTTCTGATAAGTATACTGATCTATACAAATACCTCCGCAATGTCAGTTTGATTGGCCGCAATAATGCTTCTCACCATTCTTATAAGTTCGATGAAATTCCCGAACATTTTTATTACAACTTATTAAACCATTATTCAGCATAATTAAACTATGGACTTAATAAATTGATTTAAATTAAGGGAACTTCAATTATTCTCCTATTAAATCAGCCAGTTCCAGCCAACGCAATGATTTTTCTTCAAGAGTTTGAATCAAGTCTCCCAACTGTAAAGCTTTTTCCTGCAACACATCCTGGTTCAATGTTCCTGAATTTAAAAGCATTTCCAATTCTTTTTTTTGATTCTCGAGTTTTGCTATTTCGATTTCCAGATCATCATAGGCTTTTTTATCCTTAAAAGACACCTTTTTTTCAACAGCCTTTTCAACAATTACCGCAGACGGTTTAATCGCTATTTGTTTTGCTTTCGCTTTTTCATCTTTTTCCCGATCAATTAGCCATTCTCTGTATTCGCTGTAATTTCCTGTAAAATCCTTGATTACTCCTTCTCCTTCAAAAACAAAAAGGTGATCAGCAAGTTTATCCATAAAATACCTATCGTGAGAAACAATGATAAGGCATCCTTTAAAGCTCAGCAGAAAATCTTCCAATACATTAAGTGTTAGAATATCCAAATCATTGGTAGGTTCATCCAGAATCAGGAAATTAGGATTTTTTATCAATACCGTTAATAAATACAACCTTCTTTTTTCCCCTCCGCTAAGCTTACTAACATAAGTATATTGGATTTCGGGAGAAAACAAAAAATGCTGAAGAAATTGAGAAGCGCTAAGTTTGCTGCCATCTCCTAAAGGAATAACCTCTGCAATATCTTTTACCACATCAATTACGCGTTTATCTTCATTTAATTTAAGCCCTTCCTGAGAATAATATCCGTAAACAATAGTATCACCTACGGCCACTTTTCCAGAATCCACCGGTTCTTTGCCGGTTATGATATTTAAAAAGGTTGATTTTCCTGTTCCGTTTTTCCCTACTATCCCTATTCTTTCTCCAGTTTTAAAAGTATAATCAAAACCCTTCAATATTTGAAGGTTATCATAACTCTTGTAAATCTTTTTCAATTCAAGAATTTTTCCACCAACACGTGTCATTTTAACATTCAATGTTAATTCAGCTTCTTTTTTCTTGCTATTTGCCTTTTCCTCCACATCATAAAAAGCATCTATTCTTGATTTTGATTTTGTGGTACGTGCTTTTGGTGATTTCCTTATCCAATCCAGCTCTTTTCTATACAGGTTTTTGGCTTTGTCTATTTGTTGTCCTTCATTGAATTCACGCTCCTGCTTTTTCTCAATAAAATAGGAGTAATTTCCTTTGTAGGTATATAAAATACCGTTATCCAATTCAATAATTTCATTGCAAACACGATCCAGGAAATACCTGTCGTGAGTTACCATTAATAAAGTTATGTTTTGTTTTACCAGGTAATTTTCAAGCCATTCTATCATTTCAAAATCCAGGTGATTTGTAGGCTCAT
The genomic region above belongs to Bacteroidota bacterium and contains:
- a CDS encoding lysophospholipid acyltransferase family protein is translated as MRKLFNWIFRKHGWKIQGGLPLGTKKCVLLAAPHTSNWDFVYGIGALEEFNLDVKYLAKKELFRFPFKGMFESLGGVPVDRSKSNSMVDAMIELINSKDEIIVMIPPEGTRSRVDKWKSGFYHVALGAQVPIVLGYLDYKNKVAGIGPALMPSGDKEKDYKVICDFYKKTTAKWPENFNCENVF
- the ade gene encoding adenine deaminase — protein: MDKIFSISGNIVDVVNRKIFPGKITVNNGKIKEIEKLNQPQTGYILPGFVDSHIHIESSMLVPAEFARIAVIHGTVATVSDPHEIGNVMGVKGVEYMIESAASVPFKFNFGAPSCVPATEYETAGEVISVQDIKYLLEKDEIKYLAEVMNYPAVINGDEQMLAKISAALDKNKLVDGHAPGLSGENLKKYVAAGISTDHESFTYEEGLEKLNLGMKLLIREGSAARNFDALSPLIEKYYEKIMFCSDDKHPDELIKGHINELVKKAFGLGFDKLNVLLCACVNPVKHYNLDVGLLQKNDDADFILVDNLEELSNIRTYIKGELLAENGNSFIPHIQANPINNFNVKKKKPTDYSIDSQDGKIRVIKAVDGQLVTESIYTSVKTIKGKAISDTKNDILKICVVNRYMDSPVSIAFINGFGFKMGAIASSVAHDSHNIVVVGTDDKSICRAVDLIIHEKGGISLVSGLTERILPLPIAGIMSNAPYLTVAANYSEIDKLAKEMGSVLKAPFMTLSFMALLVIPELKLSDKGLFDGSKFQFADLFEKIKEAKV
- a CDS encoding DUF3365 domain-containing protein; the encoded protein is MVRLFSILSILSITVSSCLLDHRERSAVLAAEEESINNYRRLGDSITLVIQANLLKNINSAIEEKGEAYAIQFCNLKIIELTHSLSQKYSCMIRRVSLKNRNRENEPFNDFEKEQLEKYTAGNIKGEPLMDELQKREDAVYYYKPIFVANNTCLKCHGESGKEIDLATEIKLYKYYPLDKATGYKIGDLRGMWSLKFKKHENTEERKKTTK
- a CDS encoding cold shock domain-containing protein — encoded protein: MATGKVKFYNETKGFGFIVADDTNEEIFVHASGLLDEIRQNDEVSFDITEGKKGVNAINVKRV
- a CDS encoding Rieske (2Fe-2S) protein; translated protein: MIFRKKIIWYKVFDADFLKLNEPELKIPIAVHVANKSICLIKLETGYFAVNDICPHQGASLSSGHCSGENIVCPWHKLEFNLVSGRQAGGGGDYVRAYPVELRADGLYIGIEKTVFSLFE
- a CDS encoding DUF58 domain-containing protein codes for the protein METTELLKKVRKIEIKSRGLSSQVFSGEYHSAFKGRGMTFSEVREYQPGDDIRTIDWNVTARLRTPYIKVFQEERELTVMLIVDVSGSREFGSQKQLKQDLVTELCAVLAFSAIQNNDNIGVVFFSDKIEKFIPPKKGRSHILRIIRELIDFNPEHKKTDIAMALKYFTNVIKKRSTAFVISDFMDEGFETALKIANRKHDVVALQIYDERERHLPNVGLIRLQDAETGEMIWVDTSRSETRKQYAIAAQMEDNKLKEIFKRSGVDFTKLGTHKPYIQPLMNLFKQRESGR
- a CDS encoding DUF3822 family protein; protein product: METGNNHTKTIHNIVDEAYNASSTLLYHLSIQIGLNEFSYCILDLKNNKFLILKSYQYDKIFNWTQLANAIENTIKTDEMLKSKYKSVSVLLEHNQFTIIPAPLFDNNNQKDYLKFNADFEQNQSFGNDILKSIEAHNVFVIPNVVEKLIFNYFGANKITHHTSALIESFIKSTKNSNEKQLFVNVHVSSFDFVLIEGNKLICCNSFHVHSKEDFIYYLLFACEQFKLNPEKIKLVVSGDIEKSSDKYTDLYKYLRNVSLIGRNNASHHSYKFDEIPEHFYYNLLNHYSA
- a CDS encoding AAA family ATPase — protein: MTTPSINALLLKQFNYEPTPGQEQVINQLGEFIKSTESNLLFILKGYAGTGKTTLVSALVKTLPAFKITPILLAPTGRAAKVLGNYSNRQALTIHKKIYKRKGEADNTGVFQCMPNLHSNACFIVDEASMIADNSTAESNYSSARSLLEDLLAYVREGVNCKIIFIGDAAQLPPVGSDLSPALDGEYLAKNFLVNIFQGELKQVVRQKQESGILQNATLLRTILQNDKILTPVFEMEGFKDIVRISGGELEDAINDAYGKWGREDTMIICRSNKRANIYNQQIRARILWNEEEISAGDLMMVVKNNYFWLPDTSKAGFVANGDIVEILKVKARKEAYGFSFADVVLRMADYPEEAEFEAKLLLNTISSESPSLNSSENKQLYEKVMEDYMHITNKRERFLKLKKDPFFNALQVKFAYAITCHKSQGGQWPCVFVEQGYLTKDMINREYIRWLYTAVSRASEKLYLVNFTNDFFTETLQE
- a CDS encoding AAA family ATPase codes for the protein MTESSEISNQQEIIVNNSNSATTDIRELNEKIKHESAFVDLVTMEMDKVIVGQKYMVERMLIGLLSNGHILLEGVPGLAKTLAINTLSSIIQADFSRIQFTPDLLPADVIGTMIYNQKNEEFTVRKGPIFANFILADEINRAPAKVQSALLEAMQERQVTISDKTYKLPEPFLVLATQNPIEQEGTYPLPEAQVDRFMLKVVLGYPKKEEEIKIVRANISPDGMPKARKLLHPDDILKARKTVREVYMDEKIEKYIIDIVFATRNPKEYKLDKFAPLISYGGSPRASINLALAAKAYAFIKRRGYVIPEDVRAICHDVLRHRIGLTYEAEAENISSEDIITEILNTIEVP